A genomic region of Hyalangium gracile contains the following coding sequences:
- a CDS encoding pilus assembly FimT family protein has protein sequence MPARTRLRRGFTLIEVMTAVVILIILAALAVTFMVYGMGKARMNNAVFDMTAMINSAQMRAISRGSPHYIFIHQTPDNRLRLLLLERPDDGTAISWNALDLTQEPDVVLAYTRTLPNNTLETRNATIHDQLVLAASSGMDSGGLAFLDLDSNRITKPLPAPFSAIPLTTPQTTPSELNKPTQDLAAGCNFCVSPSGRPYGVLRFNSDGTMKVMTGNVPSGAVIAFAPSTEDEKGFTPKLLTVSAPAGAAVVF, from the coding sequence ATGCCCGCACGAACCCGACTCCGCCGAGGCTTCACGCTGATCGAGGTGATGACCGCGGTCGTCATCCTCATCATCCTGGCCGCCCTGGCCGTGACCTTCATGGTCTACGGCATGGGCAAGGCGCGGATGAACAACGCCGTGTTCGACATGACGGCGATGATCAACAGCGCGCAGATGCGTGCCATCAGCCGCGGCTCGCCCCACTACATCTTCATCCACCAGACGCCCGACAACCGGCTGCGCCTCCTGCTCCTGGAGCGCCCCGATGACGGGACCGCGATCAGCTGGAACGCGCTGGACCTGACCCAGGAGCCGGACGTGGTGCTGGCCTACACGCGCACCCTGCCAAACAACACCCTGGAGACGCGCAACGCCACCATCCACGACCAGCTGGTGCTGGCGGCGAGTTCGGGCATGGACTCGGGTGGGCTGGCCTTCCTGGACCTGGACTCCAACCGCATCACCAAGCCGCTGCCGGCGCCCTTCAGCGCCATCCCGCTCACCACGCCGCAGACCACGCCCTCCGAGCTGAACAAGCCCACGCAGGACTTGGCGGCCGGCTGCAACTTCTGTGTGAGCCCCTCGGGCCGCCCCTACGGCGTGCTGCGCTTCAACTCCGACGGAACCATGAAGGTGATGACGGGCAACGTGCCTTCGGGCGCCGTGATCGCCTTCGCTCCCAGCACCGAGGATGA
- a CDS encoding FTR1 family protein codes for MNRTRALALLSLLLALPLTAGAEGGSESSDTRTWHRLVGILQYLEADYPNAIETQSEFELAEQKSFIAEAAEAARELGPAGAGFLPRIQDVKARVDQGKDPEGVSKDCGALVEDLVLAGGLSRSPRQPPKLAQGAELFKVSCAACHGADGRGDVPIAQTMDPKPANFHDPATMAGLMPYKAFNTISFGVPGTAMPGFPTLSEEQRWSLAFFVFTLRQPPCEGTPPSVSLERLATATDPDLAAEHGDKNLACLRQKLPDADEERSLLVARTHVEEALRKGAAGDMLGARAELLEGYLNGLEPVEVKLRARDAALVDRLEQAFLKSRLAAERNSPHLQDEGRELLTLLDQARRGSGTAADMWSVLWLTFFILLREGFEATIIVGALLAALRKMQAMGQVRVVHAGWVSALVVGALAFLFGRRLLAGANREMLEGVTALVAVGMLVYAALWLNARANMSRFMGELRQKMQGALGSGSTLGLFTIAFTAVLRESFETAVFLQGLALDSTAGVAWGSLAGGVALLALVLFVNRVGYRLPMKTLFNVSTVVLVITAVLLLGKGLHALQEVALLPLMPIPFVKVEVLGVYPDAVSLVPQLLLALGPVVFMLLRRGRNARMTTPASQDQGGAGAPLV; via the coding sequence GTGAACCGCACCCGTGCCCTGGCCCTGTTGTCGCTGCTGCTCGCACTGCCCCTGACCGCGGGGGCCGAGGGTGGGAGCGAGTCGTCCGATACCCGCACGTGGCACCGGCTCGTGGGCATCCTCCAGTACCTGGAGGCGGACTACCCGAACGCCATCGAGACCCAGTCCGAGTTCGAGCTGGCCGAGCAGAAGAGCTTCATCGCCGAGGCCGCAGAAGCCGCCCGGGAGCTGGGGCCGGCCGGAGCGGGCTTCCTGCCGCGAATCCAGGACGTGAAGGCGCGGGTGGACCAGGGGAAGGACCCAGAGGGCGTCAGCAAGGACTGCGGCGCGCTGGTGGAGGATCTGGTGCTCGCCGGTGGCCTGTCGCGCAGCCCGCGCCAGCCGCCGAAGCTCGCGCAGGGCGCGGAGCTCTTCAAGGTGTCCTGCGCCGCCTGCCACGGCGCGGATGGCCGCGGCGACGTGCCCATCGCGCAGACGATGGACCCCAAGCCCGCCAACTTCCATGACCCGGCCACGATGGCCGGGCTGATGCCGTACAAGGCCTTCAACACCATCAGCTTCGGCGTGCCGGGCACGGCGATGCCGGGCTTCCCCACGCTCTCCGAGGAGCAGCGCTGGTCGCTCGCCTTCTTCGTCTTCACCCTGCGCCAGCCTCCGTGCGAGGGCACTCCGCCCAGCGTGTCCCTGGAGCGGCTGGCCACGGCCACGGATCCGGATCTCGCCGCCGAGCACGGGGATAAGAACCTGGCGTGCCTGCGGCAGAAGCTGCCGGACGCGGACGAGGAGCGCTCGCTGCTGGTGGCGCGCACCCACGTGGAGGAGGCGCTGCGCAAGGGTGCCGCGGGCGACATGCTGGGCGCGCGCGCCGAGCTGCTGGAGGGCTACCTCAACGGCCTGGAGCCCGTGGAGGTGAAGCTGCGCGCCCGGGACGCGGCGCTGGTGGACAGGCTGGAGCAGGCGTTCCTCAAGTCCCGGCTCGCGGCCGAGCGCAACAGCCCGCACCTGCAGGATGAGGGGCGCGAGCTGCTGACGCTGCTGGATCAGGCCCGGCGGGGCAGCGGCACGGCGGCGGACATGTGGTCCGTGCTCTGGCTCACCTTCTTCATCCTGCTGCGCGAGGGCTTCGAGGCCACCATCATCGTCGGAGCGCTGCTGGCGGCGCTGCGCAAGATGCAGGCGATGGGACAGGTGCGCGTGGTGCACGCGGGCTGGGTGTCCGCGCTCGTGGTGGGAGCGCTGGCCTTCCTCTTCGGGCGGCGCCTGCTGGCCGGAGCCAACCGCGAGATGCTCGAGGGTGTCACCGCGCTCGTGGCGGTGGGCATGCTGGTGTACGCGGCGCTGTGGCTCAACGCGCGCGCCAACATGAGCCGCTTCATGGGCGAGCTGCGCCAGAAGATGCAGGGCGCGCTGGGCAGCGGCAGCACGCTGGGCCTGTTCACCATCGCCTTCACCGCGGTGCTGCGCGAGAGCTTCGAGACGGCGGTGTTCCTCCAGGGCCTGGCGCTGGACTCGACGGCGGGCGTGGCCTGGGGCTCGCTGGCGGGCGGCGTGGCGCTGCTGGCGCTGGTGCTCTTCGTGAACCGCGTGGGCTACCGGCTGCCCATGAAGACGCTCTTCAACGTGTCCACCGTGGTGCTCGTCATCACCGCCGTGCTGCTGCTGGGCAAGGGCCTGCACGCGCTGCAGGAGGTGGCCCTGCTGCCGCTGATGCCCATCCCCTTCGTCAAGGTGGAGGTGCTCGGCGTCTACCCGGATGCGGTCTCGCTCGTGCCTCAGCTGCTGCTGGCGCTCGGGCCCGTGGTGTTCATGCTGCTGCGCCGCGGCCGCAACGCGCGGATGACGACTCCCGCCTCCCAGGATCAAGGCGGGGCGGGAGCGCCGCTCGTCTAG
- a CDS encoding dihydrofolate reductase, whose amino-acid sequence MKLSAIVAMAANRVIGVNNQLPWRLPADLARFKRVTMGHTLVLGRKTYESIGRPLPGRTMIVVTRQPGYAPAGVKVAHSVDEALTLAQGEDEVFIAGGAELYAQTMGRLDRLYLTRIERDIPGDTRFPEVDLSTWKLLEEEHHPAATADALPYAFLTYERER is encoded by the coding sequence ATGAAGCTGTCGGCCATCGTCGCCATGGCGGCCAACCGGGTGATCGGCGTCAACAACCAGCTCCCGTGGCGGCTGCCCGCGGACCTCGCGCGCTTCAAGCGGGTGACGATGGGCCACACGCTCGTCCTCGGCCGCAAGACGTACGAGTCCATCGGCCGTCCGCTCCCAGGCCGGACGATGATAGTCGTGACGCGCCAGCCGGGCTACGCGCCCGCGGGCGTGAAGGTGGCCCACTCGGTGGACGAGGCGCTCACACTCGCCCAGGGCGAGGACGAGGTCTTCATCGCCGGGGGCGCGGAGCTCTACGCGCAGACGATGGGGCGGCTGGACAGGCTCTACCTCACCCGCATCGAGCGGGACATCCCCGGCGACACCCGCTTCCCAGAGGTGGACCTCTCCACGTGGAAGCTGCTCGAGGAGGAGCACCACCCCGCCGCCACGGCGGACGCCCTCCCCTACGCCTTCCTCACCTACGAGCGCGAGCGCTGA
- a CDS encoding thymidylate synthase yields the protein MKPYLALLEHVLKHGTKKSDRTGTGTLSVFGHQLRFDLTQGFPVVTTKKLHLKSIIHELLWMLQGDTSVRSLQANGVTIWDEWADAQGNLGPVYGHQWRSWSAPNGEHIDQMRILVEGLRKNPDSRRHIVSAWNVADLPSMKLPPCHVLFQFYVADGRLSCQLYQRSADIFLGLPFNIASYSLLTMMVAQVTGLTPHEFIHTIGDAHLYLNHVEQARTQLSREPRPLPRMKLNPDVKDLFAFKYEDFTLEGYEPHPAIKAPVAV from the coding sequence ATGAAACCCTACCTCGCGCTGCTCGAACACGTTCTCAAGCACGGAACGAAGAAAAGTGACCGGACCGGCACCGGCACGCTGAGCGTCTTCGGCCACCAGCTGCGGTTCGATCTCACCCAGGGCTTCCCGGTGGTGACCACCAAGAAGCTCCACCTGAAGTCCATCATCCACGAGCTGCTGTGGATGCTCCAGGGTGACACCAGCGTGCGCTCGCTCCAGGCGAACGGCGTCACCATCTGGGACGAGTGGGCCGATGCCCAGGGCAACCTCGGCCCCGTCTACGGGCACCAGTGGCGCTCGTGGTCCGCGCCCAACGGCGAGCACATCGACCAGATGCGCATCCTCGTCGAGGGCCTGCGCAAGAACCCGGACTCGCGGCGCCACATCGTCAGCGCGTGGAACGTGGCGGACCTGCCCTCCATGAAGCTGCCGCCCTGCCACGTGCTCTTCCAGTTCTACGTGGCGGACGGGCGCCTGTCCTGCCAGCTCTACCAGCGCAGCGCGGACATCTTCCTCGGGCTGCCCTTCAACATCGCCTCCTACTCGCTGCTGACGATGATGGTGGCCCAGGTGACGGGGCTCACCCCGCACGAGTTCATCCACACCATCGGCGACGCGCACCTCTACCTCAACCACGTGGAGCAGGCTCGGACGCAGCTCTCGCGTGAGCCGCGCCCGCTGCCCCGGATGAAGCTCAACCCGGACGTGAAGGACCTGTTCGCCTTCAAGTACGAGGACTTCACGCTCGAGGGCTACGAGCCGCACCCCGCCATCAAGGCGCCCGTGGCCGTATGA
- a CDS encoding cob(I)yrinic acid a,c-diamide adenosyltransferase, translating into MKIYTKTGDAGETGLFGGGRVPKDDERVDAYGEVDELNATLGLARSLSMPPDLDGLLQRLQDQLFTVGAALATPMGTKASAHIPTLKPEWVEAMEKAIDGFEAELPAMTHFILPGGTQASSALHLARTVCRRAERRVVPLLREGKVPTEVGVFLNRLSDLLFVLARVANHREGVPDVKWIPEKPQK; encoded by the coding sequence ATGAAGATCTACACGAAGACGGGGGACGCTGGGGAAACGGGTTTGTTCGGAGGCGGGCGCGTTCCAAAAGACGACGAACGGGTCGATGCGTACGGCGAGGTGGATGAGCTGAACGCGACACTCGGGCTGGCGCGCAGCCTCTCGATGCCTCCGGACCTGGACGGGCTGCTCCAGCGCCTGCAGGACCAGCTGTTCACGGTGGGTGCGGCGCTGGCCACACCCATGGGCACCAAGGCGTCGGCGCACATCCCCACGCTCAAGCCCGAGTGGGTGGAGGCCATGGAGAAGGCCATCGACGGCTTCGAGGCCGAGCTGCCCGCCATGACACACTTCATCCTCCCCGGGGGCACCCAGGCGTCCAGCGCGCTGCACCTGGCGAGGACGGTGTGCCGGCGGGCGGAGCGGCGAGTCGTCCCGCTGCTGCGCGAGGGGAAGGTCCCCACCGAGGTGGGTGTTTTCCTCAATCGGCTCTCGGACCTGCTCTTCGTCCTGGCCCGGGTGGCCAACCACCGGGAAGGCGTCCCAGATGTGAAGTGGATACCGGAGAAGCCTCAGAAGTAG
- the queG gene encoding tRNA epoxyqueuosine(34) reductase QueG has protein sequence MNPLPTAYLRQLSEAVGFDLVGFARAEPIPPESLLSWIEAGYAADMDWMTERAAERLDVSQLLPGAKTVVAFANNYYRNDAEAEGSPIARYARGRDYHSTLRDRMKAFRKAVQETYPGIGTYGSVDSGPLMEKVWAARAGLGYVGKNGCFITEPFGSWVLLATVVLDAEVDAYGNGPLADRCGYCRKCLMSCPTGALVGNGRVDARACLSYQTIENREREVPESFRVEMDNLVFGCDICQDVCPLNRRPVFAEHPRFAPRAVAGLGVMELAGLTPEQYQKFIPGTALARAHYDGLRRNAVYALGAAREANARQLLEKLSGDSSELVRSAAQWALRQLVQ, from the coding sequence GTGAACCCGCTCCCCACCGCCTACCTGCGCCAGCTCTCCGAGGCCGTTGGCTTCGATCTGGTCGGCTTCGCTCGCGCCGAGCCCATCCCGCCCGAGTCGCTCTTGTCGTGGATCGAGGCGGGCTACGCGGCGGACATGGACTGGATGACGGAGCGGGCGGCCGAGCGGCTCGATGTCTCCCAGCTCCTGCCGGGGGCGAAGACGGTGGTGGCCTTCGCCAACAACTACTACCGGAACGATGCGGAGGCGGAGGGCTCGCCCATCGCCCGGTACGCGCGAGGGAGGGACTACCACTCGACGCTGCGGGACCGGATGAAGGCCTTCCGCAAGGCGGTCCAGGAGACGTACCCGGGTATCGGCACCTACGGGAGCGTGGACAGCGGCCCGCTGATGGAGAAGGTGTGGGCGGCACGCGCGGGCCTGGGCTACGTGGGCAAGAACGGGTGCTTCATCACCGAGCCCTTTGGCTCCTGGGTGCTGCTGGCCACGGTGGTGCTGGACGCGGAGGTGGACGCCTACGGCAACGGCCCGCTGGCGGACCGGTGCGGATACTGCCGCAAGTGCCTCATGTCCTGCCCCACGGGCGCGCTGGTGGGTAACGGCCGGGTGGATGCGCGCGCGTGCCTCTCGTACCAGACGATCGAGAACCGCGAGCGCGAGGTGCCCGAGTCCTTCCGCGTGGAGATGGACAACCTCGTCTTCGGCTGCGACATCTGCCAGGACGTGTGTCCGCTCAACCGGCGGCCCGTGTTCGCGGAGCACCCGCGCTTCGCTCCGCGCGCAGTGGCGGGCCTGGGCGTGATGGAGCTGGCCGGGCTGACCCCCGAGCAGTACCAGAAGTTCATCCCGGGCACGGCGCTGGCGCGGGCCCACTACGATGGGCTGCGGCGCAACGCCGTCTATGCGCTGGGTGCGGCGCGGGAGGCGAACGCTCGACAGCTGCTCGAAAAGCTCAGCGGGGACTCGAGCGAACTGGTACGTAGCGCCGCGCAATGGGCGCTTCGACAGCTCGTGCAGTGA
- a CDS encoding DMT family transporter, with protein sequence MSDASPSPTPLGRVYAALLFQVLISAGTYLAAKRAMEELSPATTILWRFLISGAMFVLLLLVTPGPKLPPRSEWRKTLWLGLLAGPVNQLLFFTGLARTPAAHGALLYAMTPLGVYVTSLIQGQERSSARAVAGIVTAFTGVVVLLLGRGLASARGSLMGDLLILGAVVAWVLYTTEGRPFAASHGPIRATAWSMVAATLLMLPIAPFALQPAQVLNASLAAQGSVLYVALLTSVVAYLLWYYALSKAPASKVAIFSNLQPVATALAAWALLGEEPHWELAVGGVLVIVGVRLTQGAKVQPAPSTAPEERPSR encoded by the coding sequence GTGAGCGACGCATCACCTTCCCCGACACCGCTCGGAAGGGTTTATGCGGCGCTGCTCTTCCAGGTGCTCATCAGCGCGGGGACGTACCTGGCCGCCAAGCGGGCCATGGAGGAGCTGTCTCCCGCGACGACGATCCTCTGGCGGTTCCTGATCAGCGGGGCGATGTTCGTGCTGCTGCTCCTGGTGACGCCCGGCCCGAAGCTGCCGCCGCGCTCGGAGTGGCGGAAGACGCTATGGCTCGGGCTGCTGGCGGGCCCGGTGAACCAGCTGCTGTTCTTCACGGGGCTGGCGCGCACTCCGGCGGCGCATGGGGCGCTGCTGTACGCGATGACGCCGCTGGGCGTGTACGTGACGAGCCTCATCCAGGGCCAGGAGCGGTCCTCCGCGCGAGCGGTGGCGGGCATCGTCACGGCGTTCACGGGCGTGGTGGTGCTCCTGCTGGGCCGCGGGCTGGCCAGCGCGCGCGGTTCGCTGATGGGGGACCTGCTCATCCTGGGCGCGGTGGTGGCGTGGGTGCTCTACACGACGGAGGGGCGTCCCTTCGCGGCGAGCCACGGGCCCATCCGGGCGACGGCGTGGAGCATGGTGGCGGCGACGCTGCTGATGCTCCCGATAGCGCCCTTCGCGCTTCAGCCCGCCCAGGTGCTGAACGCGAGCCTGGCCGCGCAGGGCTCCGTGCTGTACGTCGCGCTGCTCACCTCGGTGGTGGCGTACCTGCTCTGGTACTACGCGCTGTCCAAGGCGCCCGCGTCGAAGGTGGCCATCTTCTCCAACCTGCAGCCGGTGGCCACGGCGCTGGCCGCCTGGGCGCTGCTGGGAGAGGAGCCGCACTGGGAGCTGGCGGTGGGCGGCGTGCTCGTCATCGTCGGCGTCCGGCTCACGCAGGGCGCGAAGGTGCAGCCTGCCCCCTCGACAGCGCCAGAGGAGCGTCCGTCCCGCTGA
- a CDS encoding MTAP family purine nucleoside phosphorylase produces MAGIRMGIIGGAGLLESLAATGRADPHIIETPFGPTSGPLYTLELEGVSVAAVARHGAGHQFSPTRVPYRANLFALKVLGVSHVLAYGMVGSLREHIHPRHLVIPDQVIDRTYRRPCTFYDDLVVHVEMTSPFCETLRHVLIQAADGNDTQLHPQGTYVCIEGPALSTRAESVMYRTWGGDLIGMTAMPEAKLAREAELHYALVAVPTDYESWQPAASSDAEALNAAHFQNRQAANAHALSLIRRALPRVAAAASRCTCDSALALGIWSDRRRISNEVRTRLRPLLGKYLPPEVV; encoded by the coding sequence ATGGCAGGCATCCGGATGGGCATCATTGGTGGCGCCGGGCTCCTGGAGTCGCTGGCGGCCACGGGTCGGGCGGATCCGCACATCATCGAGACCCCCTTCGGACCCACCTCCGGCCCCCTCTACACCCTGGAGCTCGAGGGCGTCTCGGTGGCCGCGGTGGCGCGCCACGGCGCCGGACACCAGTTCAGCCCCACCCGCGTCCCCTACCGGGCCAACCTCTTCGCCCTCAAGGTGCTGGGCGTCTCCCACGTCCTCGCCTACGGCATGGTGGGCAGCCTCCGCGAGCACATCCACCCGCGCCACCTCGTCATCCCGGATCAGGTCATCGACCGCACCTACCGGCGGCCCTGCACCTTCTATGACGACCTGGTGGTGCACGTGGAGATGACCTCTCCCTTCTGCGAGACGCTGCGGCACGTCCTCATCCAGGCGGCCGACGGCAACGACACCCAGCTGCACCCCCAGGGGACGTACGTCTGCATCGAGGGCCCGGCGCTCAGCACCCGCGCCGAGAGCGTCATGTACCGCACCTGGGGCGGAGACCTGATCGGCATGACGGCGATGCCCGAGGCCAAGCTCGCTCGCGAGGCGGAGCTGCACTACGCGCTGGTCGCCGTGCCCACCGACTACGAGTCCTGGCAGCCGGCCGCCAGCTCCGACGCGGAGGCGCTCAACGCCGCCCACTTCCAGAACCGCCAGGCCGCCAACGCCCACGCGCTGTCCCTCATCCGCCGGGCCCTGCCCCGGGTGGCTGCCGCGGCCTCTCGTTGCACCTGTGACTCCGCCCTGGCGCTGGGCATCTGGTCGGATCGCCGCCGCATCTCCAACGAGGTGCGCACCCGCCTGCGCCCGCTGCTGGGCAAGTACCTGCCGCCCGAAGTCGTCTGA
- a CDS encoding YihY/virulence factor BrkB family protein encodes MRLLRLKYLTWREFGRRFVKEFQEDTVTDCAAQLSYYFLFSLFPILFCLVTLVAYLPFAHGAVEEMMQRIAPLVPAQVMALLDEHLRSLLNQPRPRLLTLGLVVALWSASRGVDALRKALNLAYDVPESRPIWKTQGVAMLMTLVGTLLIPVSFTVFLLGGKVGEWLAERLHVETIFYLVWSWLRWPFTAALVMLMLALCYYVLPDVKQRFKYITPGSVIGTVLWLGSTWGFTQYVEHFGKYNVTYGSIGGVVVLLLWLYITGLIFIVGGELNAILEHASRDARSKAKGARAPGESPPLEPPLKTPGAAKSASSARKTQFARWRWRRRVAQGKSPEPSSTEPPNPTLH; translated from the coding sequence ATGAGGTTGTTGAGGCTCAAGTACCTGACATGGCGCGAGTTCGGCCGGCGCTTCGTGAAGGAGTTCCAGGAGGACACCGTCACGGACTGCGCCGCGCAGCTCTCGTACTACTTCCTCTTCTCGCTCTTTCCGATCCTGTTCTGCCTCGTCACGCTGGTGGCCTACCTGCCCTTCGCGCACGGGGCGGTGGAGGAGATGATGCAGCGCATCGCTCCCCTGGTGCCGGCACAGGTGATGGCGCTGCTGGACGAGCACCTGCGCTCGCTGTTGAACCAGCCTCGGCCCAGGCTGCTCACCCTGGGCTTGGTGGTGGCGCTGTGGTCGGCCTCGCGCGGAGTGGACGCGCTGCGCAAGGCGCTCAACCTCGCCTACGACGTGCCCGAGTCTCGCCCCATCTGGAAGACGCAGGGCGTGGCGATGCTGATGACGCTGGTGGGCACGCTGCTCATCCCCGTGTCCTTCACCGTGTTCCTGCTGGGCGGCAAGGTGGGGGAGTGGCTCGCGGAGCGGCTGCACGTCGAGACCATCTTCTATCTCGTGTGGTCCTGGCTGCGCTGGCCCTTCACGGCCGCGCTGGTGATGCTGATGCTGGCGCTCTGCTACTACGTCCTGCCGGACGTGAAGCAGCGCTTCAAGTACATCACCCCCGGCTCGGTGATTGGCACGGTGCTGTGGCTGGGCAGCACCTGGGGCTTCACCCAGTACGTGGAGCACTTCGGCAAGTACAACGTCACGTATGGCTCCATCGGCGGCGTGGTGGTGCTGCTGCTGTGGCTCTACATCACCGGCCTCATCTTCATCGTCGGCGGCGAGCTGAACGCCATCCTCGAGCATGCCTCCCGGGACGCCAGGTCCAAGGCGAAGGGCGCACGAGCGCCGGGAGAGTCGCCGCCGCTCGAGCCGCCGCTCAAGACGCCGGGCGCGGCCAAGAGCGCCAGCAGCGCGCGCAAGACGCAGTTCGCCCGCTGGCGGTGGCGCCGGCGCGTGGCCCAGGGCAAGTCCCCCGAGCCCTCCAGCACCGAGCCTCCGAACCCCACGCTCCACTGA
- the rd gene encoding rubredoxin produces MKKRYRCLACSHVYDPEEGDPASGIPPGTAFEDLPADWICPDCGATKADFEPLEEW; encoded by the coding sequence ATGAAGAAGCGGTACCGGTGCCTCGCCTGCAGCCACGTGTACGACCCGGAGGAGGGAGACCCGGCCTCGGGCATCCCTCCCGGGACCGCCTTCGAGGATCTCCCGGCCGACTGGATCTGCCCGGACTGTGGCGCCACCAAGGCCGACTTCGAGCCGCTGGAAGAGTGGTAG
- a CDS encoding M48 family metallopeptidase: protein MQRILSVFLGLTVAAGLSTGCAKQRITAEKAVADVLITDEQEEQLGLQVKQELEQKEKIQYVQDPAILEYVNRLATPILQQANRDRKGVKWKVNVINDPKTVNAFATPGGYLYVYTGLLLAASTEAEVVGVLAHEAGHVVGRHSARAMVNAYGIQAITQLALGKDPGTAAQIAAQLVGGGAMLAHGRSEETEADEYGARYTAGSNYDPRGLITFFQKLQQMQGNTPGVLKWLSTHPTNADRIAHLEKYIAQNGLSGTEVGADRLAPIKQKLGGK from the coding sequence ATGCAGCGCATCCTCTCGGTATTCCTGGGCCTCACCGTCGCGGCGGGCCTCTCCACCGGCTGTGCCAAGCAGCGCATCACCGCGGAGAAGGCCGTCGCCGATGTCCTGATCACCGACGAGCAGGAGGAGCAGCTCGGCCTGCAGGTGAAGCAGGAGCTCGAGCAGAAGGAGAAGATCCAGTACGTCCAGGATCCGGCCATCCTGGAATACGTGAACCGGCTCGCCACGCCCATCCTCCAGCAGGCCAACCGGGACCGGAAGGGCGTGAAGTGGAAGGTCAACGTCATCAACGATCCGAAGACGGTGAACGCCTTCGCCACGCCGGGCGGCTACCTCTACGTGTACACGGGCCTGCTGCTGGCCGCCAGCACCGAGGCGGAGGTGGTGGGCGTGCTGGCGCACGAGGCGGGCCACGTGGTGGGCCGGCACTCGGCGCGCGCGATGGTGAACGCGTACGGCATCCAGGCCATCACCCAGCTGGCGCTGGGCAAGGATCCGGGCACGGCGGCGCAGATCGCCGCGCAGCTGGTGGGCGGCGGCGCGATGCTGGCGCACGGCCGCAGCGAGGAGACGGAGGCGGACGAGTACGGCGCGAGGTACACGGCCGGCTCGAACTACGATCCGCGAGGCCTCATCACCTTCTTCCAGAAGCTCCAGCAGATGCAGGGTAACACCCCGGGGGTGCTCAAGTGGCTGAGCACGCACCCCACCAACGCGGACCGCATCGCCCACCTGGAGAAGTACATCGCCCAGAACGGGCTGAGCGGCACGGAGGTGGGCGCGGATCGGCTGGCGCCCATCAAGCAGAAGCTCGGCGGGAAGTAG
- the ku gene encoding non-homologous end joining protein Ku: protein MSRPCWVGSLSFGLVHVPVRLYAAVEPKQVRFHLLHEADGARIRQKRVCSVDGEEVPLDEVVKGYELRKGQYVEVTRGELEAFDPRSSRIIELEDFVELEDIDPVFYEANYHLVPEMGAERQYALLVTALARSGRVGIGRLVMRHKGHLCVVRPFGRGLALSTLYYAEEMISQDLLPELSVVGQRPSDQEVEMVLRLIESQSNTFEPRRYHNTHRERLLAFLDRRARAQAKLVEPVPPAAPAPDAQATAERMEAFRRIEEGIAALRQGGRGGARAERRAASQGALRYRPQAAREVRSRQGEGAEHSRSRTDKGEREPT, encoded by the coding sequence ATGTCACGTCCTTGCTGGGTCGGCTCACTGAGCTTCGGTCTGGTCCATGTGCCGGTGAGGCTCTACGCCGCGGTGGAGCCCAAGCAGGTCCGCTTCCATCTGCTGCACGAGGCGGACGGAGCGCGCATCCGACAGAAACGCGTGTGCTCGGTGGACGGAGAGGAGGTGCCGCTCGACGAGGTGGTGAAGGGCTACGAGCTGCGTAAGGGCCAGTACGTCGAGGTGACGCGGGGCGAGCTGGAGGCGTTCGATCCCAGGTCCAGCCGCATCATCGAGCTGGAGGACTTCGTGGAGCTCGAGGACATAGATCCTGTGTTCTACGAGGCCAACTACCACCTGGTGCCGGAGATGGGCGCGGAGCGCCAGTACGCGCTGCTCGTCACCGCGCTGGCGCGCTCCGGCCGGGTCGGCATCGGGCGGCTGGTCATGCGCCACAAGGGGCACCTGTGCGTGGTGCGCCCGTTCGGCCGGGGCCTGGCGCTCTCCACGCTGTACTACGCGGAGGAGATGATCTCCCAGGACCTGCTGCCCGAGCTGTCCGTGGTGGGGCAGCGCCCCTCCGATCAAGAGGTGGAGATGGTGCTGCGCCTCATCGAGTCGCAGTCCAACACCTTCGAGCCTCGCCGCTACCACAACACCCACCGCGAGCGGCTCCTGGCCTTCCTGGATCGGCGCGCCCGGGCCCAGGCGAAGCTCGTCGAGCCGGTGCCCCCTGCCGCCCCCGCGCCGGATGCCCAGGCCACCGCGGAGCGGATGGAGGCGTTCCGGCGAATCGAGGAGGGGATTGCCGCGCTGCGTCAGGGCGGGCGCGGAGGCGCTCGGGCGGAGCGGCGGGCTGCCTCGCAGGGGGCGCTGCGGTACCGCCCGCAGGCGGCGCGCGAGGTCCGTAGTCGCCAGGGAGAAGGGGCGGAGCACTCCCGGTCTCGCACGGACAAGGGCGAGCGCGAGCCCACCTGA